In Agrobacterium tumefaciens, a single genomic region encodes these proteins:
- a CDS encoding SDR family NAD(P)-dependent oxidoreductase, with the protein MKRLEGKVAIVTGAGRGIGRATAKLLAAQGAKVAVLSLTPANVDAVVADIEAAGGTALGIALDVSDADAIKPAIDTVVATWGRIDILVNNAFDPSVVQSSVLDLSVEQLQRNFDTGPIAFLRMMQAAYPHLKASGEGRVINFGSMAGVTGLVPYAPYNMAKEAIRALTRVAAREWGADKITVNNILPVADTWGAAAANIPAPANALSRHGSPEDDIAPVVLFLASKDAQFITGYSLTPDGGMIIDAAR; encoded by the coding sequence ATGAAAAGATTAGAAGGCAAGGTTGCGATCGTCACCGGGGCTGGCCGTGGAATCGGCCGCGCCACCGCCAAACTCCTCGCCGCCCAGGGCGCTAAAGTTGCGGTGCTCTCGCTCACGCCCGCGAATGTCGATGCTGTCGTGGCCGACATAGAAGCTGCGGGCGGGACCGCTTTGGGCATTGCGCTCGATGTCAGCGATGCCGACGCGATCAAGCCAGCGATCGACACGGTTGTCGCGACCTGGGGCCGCATCGATATCCTTGTGAACAACGCATTCGACCCGTCAGTGGTACAGTCCTCGGTTCTCGATTTGTCGGTGGAGCAACTGCAGCGCAACTTCGATACGGGGCCGATCGCCTTTTTGCGGATGATGCAGGCCGCCTACCCCCATCTGAAAGCCAGCGGCGAAGGACGTGTCATCAATTTCGGTTCGATGGCCGGCGTCACGGGTTTGGTACCATATGCGCCGTACAACATGGCGAAGGAAGCCATACGTGCCCTGACACGGGTTGCGGCACGGGAATGGGGTGCCGACAAGATTACCGTCAACAACATCCTGCCCGTTGCCGATACCTGGGGGGCGGCGGCAGCGAATATTCCCGCCCCGGCCAACGCCCTTTCCCGGCATGGCTCCCCCGAAGACGATATCGCTCCCGTGGTGCTGTTCCTTGCCAGCAAAGATGCGCAATTCATCACAGGGTATAGCCTGACGCCCGATGGTGGCATGATTATTGATGCCGCGCGTTGA
- a CDS encoding electron transfer flavoprotein-ubiquinone oxidoreductase — MTEAMELPEREAMEFDVVIVGAGPAGLSAAIRLKQVEPELSVVVLEKGAEVGAHILSGAVVDPIGIDRLLPGWREEEGHPFKTEVKDDQFMFLGPAGSIRLPNFMMPPLMNNHGNYIVSLGLVCRWLAEKAEALGVEIYPGFAATEVLYNDEGAVIGVATGDMGIEKNGEPGPNFTRGMELHGKYVLVGEGVRGSLAKQLIAKFDLSRDREPQKFGIGIKELWQVKPEKHKQGLVQHSFGWPLGFKTGGGSFLYHLEDNLVAVGFVVHLNYKNPYLYPFEEFQRFKTHPSIRDTFEGGKRISYGARAITEGGYQSVPKLTFPGGALIGCSAGLVNVPRIKGSHNAVLSGMLAAEKIAAALSAGRAHDEVVEIEAEWREGDIGKDLKRVRNVKPLWSKFGTLVGVGLGGLDMWTNQLFGFSFFGTLKHGKTDAQSLEPASKHKPIAYPKPDGVLTFDRLSSVFLSSTNHEEDQPVHLQVKDMELQKRSEHDVYAGPSARYCPAGVYEWVEKDGEEVYVINAQNCVHCKTCDIKDPNQNINWVPPQGGEGPVYANM, encoded by the coding sequence ATGACGGAAGCGATGGAACTGCCCGAACGCGAAGCGATGGAATTCGACGTTGTGATCGTTGGCGCGGGTCCTGCGGGTCTCAGCGCGGCCATCCGGCTGAAGCAGGTGGAGCCCGAGCTTTCGGTCGTCGTTCTGGAAAAGGGCGCGGAAGTTGGCGCGCATATTCTTTCGGGCGCGGTGGTCGATCCCATCGGCATCGACCGGCTGCTGCCGGGCTGGCGCGAAGAGGAGGGGCATCCCTTCAAGACCGAGGTCAAGGACGACCAGTTCATGTTCCTAGGCCCGGCCGGCTCCATCCGCCTGCCGAATTTCATGATGCCGCCTTTGATGAACAATCACGGCAATTACATCGTCTCACTCGGCCTCGTCTGTCGCTGGCTGGCGGAAAAGGCGGAAGCGCTCGGCGTCGAGATCTATCCGGGCTTTGCCGCCACCGAAGTGCTTTATAATGACGAAGGCGCGGTCATCGGCGTCGCCACCGGTGATATGGGCATCGAGAAAAACGGCGAGCCCGGCCCGAACTTCACCCGCGGCATGGAGCTGCACGGCAAATATGTGCTTGTTGGAGAAGGCGTGCGTGGATCGCTTGCCAAGCAGCTGATCGCCAAATTCGACCTGTCTAGGGATCGCGAGCCCCAAAAGTTCGGCATCGGCATCAAGGAGCTGTGGCAGGTCAAGCCGGAGAAGCACAAGCAGGGCCTCGTGCAGCACTCCTTCGGCTGGCCGCTCGGTTTCAAGACCGGCGGCGGCTCGTTCCTGTATCATCTGGAGGATAACCTCGTCGCCGTCGGCTTCGTCGTTCACCTCAACTATAAGAATCCCTATCTTTATCCCTTCGAGGAATTCCAGCGCTTCAAGACGCATCCCTCGATCCGCGACACCTTCGAGGGCGGCAAGCGCATTTCCTATGGCGCGCGCGCCATCACTGAAGGCGGTTACCAGTCGGTGCCGAAGCTCACCTTCCCCGGCGGCGCGCTGATCGGCTGTTCCGCCGGTCTCGTCAACGTGCCGCGCATCAAGGGCAGCCATAATGCGGTGCTTTCGGGCATGCTGGCGGCGGAAAAGATCGCCGCAGCCCTCTCAGCCGGCCGCGCTCATGACGAGGTGGTCGAGATCGAGGCCGAATGGCGCGAAGGCGATATCGGCAAGGATCTGAAGCGGGTGCGCAACGTCAAGCCTCTCTGGTCGAAATTCGGCACGCTGGTCGGTGTCGGCCTCGGCGGTCTCGACATGTGGACCAACCAGCTGTTCGGTTTCTCCTTCTTCGGCACGCTGAAGCATGGCAAGACGGATGCGCAGAGCCTGGAGCCGGCCTCCAAGCACAAGCCGATCGCCTATCCGAAACCGGATGGCGTTCTGACCTTCGACCGCCTGTCTTCGGTGTTCCTCTCCTCCACCAATCATGAGGAGGACCAGCCGGTCCATCTCCAGGTGAAGGACATGGAGCTGCAGAAGCGCTCCGAACACGACGTTTATGCCGGTCCCTCGGCCCGTTATTGTCCGGCCGGCGTTTATGAATGGGTGGAGAAGGATGGCGAGGAAGTTTACGTCATCAACGCCCAGAACTGCGTGCACTGTAAGACCTGCGACATCAAGGACCCCAACCAGAACATCAACTGGGTGCCGCCGCAGGGCGGCGAGGGGCCGGTTTACGCCAATATGTGA
- a CDS encoding zinc-binding alcohol dehydrogenase family protein, whose amino-acid sequence MRAIGYKTSQPITATDALIDIDLPQPEAKGHDILVEVKAVSVNPVDTKVRRNQSPENGATRVLGFDASGVVKAVGDRVSLFKPGDEVFYAGVINRPGSNSEFHLVDERIVGAKPKSLNFEEAAALPLTAITAYETLFDRLRVKEPVPGAANAVLVIGGAGGVGSIAIQLLRALTDLTVIATASRPETMEWVKELGAHHVIDHGKPIAPQVEALGIGAPGFVFSTTHSDIHAADSVAAIAPQGRFALIDDPVGGFDVMAFKRKCVSIHWEMMFARAVFETPDMIEQHRLLNHVAELVDAGKIRTTLTEVFGTINAANLIKAHALIESNTAKGKIVLSGF is encoded by the coding sequence ATGCGCGCCATCGGTTACAAGACCAGCCAGCCCATCACCGCCACGGACGCCCTCATCGATATCGATCTGCCCCAGCCGGAGGCGAAGGGACACGACATTCTGGTAGAGGTGAAGGCGGTTTCGGTGAACCCTGTGGACACCAAGGTGCGCCGCAACCAGTCGCCGGAAAATGGCGCCACCCGCGTGCTGGGTTTCGACGCTTCGGGTGTGGTGAAGGCCGTCGGCGACAGGGTCTCGCTGTTCAAGCCCGGCGACGAGGTATTTTATGCCGGTGTCATCAACCGCCCGGGCTCCAACAGCGAATTCCACCTGGTCGATGAGCGCATCGTTGGCGCAAAGCCGAAATCGCTGAATTTCGAAGAGGCCGCCGCCCTGCCGCTCACCGCGATCACCGCTTACGAGACGCTGTTCGACCGGCTGCGGGTGAAGGAGCCGGTTCCGGGCGCAGCCAATGCCGTTCTTGTCATCGGCGGTGCCGGCGGCGTCGGTTCGATTGCCATCCAGCTTCTGAGAGCGCTGACGGATCTCACCGTCATCGCGACGGCGTCGCGGCCGGAAACCATGGAGTGGGTGAAGGAACTCGGTGCGCATCACGTCATCGATCACGGCAAGCCGATCGCGCCGCAGGTGGAAGCGCTTGGCATCGGTGCGCCGGGCTTCGTGTTTTCGACCACCCATAGCGATATTCACGCCGCCGACAGCGTGGCGGCCATTGCGCCGCAGGGCCGTTTTGCGCTGATCGACGATCCGGTCGGCGGCTTCGACGTCATGGCCTTCAAGCGCAAATGCGTATCGATCCACTGGGAAATGATGTTCGCCCGCGCGGTTTTCGAGACGCCTGACATGATCGAACAGCACAGGCTGCTGAACCATGTGGCCGAGCTGGTGGATGCCGGCAAGATCAGGACGACGTTGACCGAGGTTTTCGGCACCATCAATGCCGCAAACCTCATCAAGGCGCATGCCCTGATCGAGAGCAACACGGCCAAGGGCAAGATCGTGCTTTCGGGCTTCTGA
- a CDS encoding SDR family oxidoreductase, with amino-acid sequence MDFGISGKRALVLASSRGLGLGIATALAKEGANVLLVGRSGEKLAENCKTINALGKGKAEWVWGDLADDNFVEAMVQAVKDKLGGIDILVNNTGGPTPGLAQDMTVDKLDTFFQSMVLRVITLTNALLPQMKEQGFGRILTVASSGVFEPIPNLALSNTLRGALVGWSKTLSSEVAGFGITSNLLLPGRIHTDRIDELDGANAKRLGKSIEEVREASVKSIPAGRLGTVEEFAAAGAFLCSVPASYITGTMLRVDGGAAKSN; translated from the coding sequence ATGGATTTCGGCATTTCCGGCAAACGCGCCCTTGTTCTCGCCTCCTCTCGCGGCCTTGGGCTTGGCATTGCCACGGCGCTCGCGAAAGAAGGCGCAAACGTCCTTCTGGTTGGCCGAAGCGGTGAAAAGCTGGCGGAAAATTGCAAGACGATCAACGCGCTCGGCAAGGGCAAGGCCGAATGGGTGTGGGGTGATCTCGCCGATGACAATTTCGTCGAAGCCATGGTTCAGGCCGTCAAGGACAAGCTTGGCGGCATCGATATTCTCGTCAACAATACCGGCGGTCCGACGCCCGGCCTCGCGCAGGACATGACGGTCGACAAGCTCGACACCTTCTTCCAGTCCATGGTTCTGCGGGTCATCACCCTTACCAATGCGCTCCTGCCGCAGATGAAGGAACAGGGTTTCGGCCGCATCCTCACCGTCGCCTCGTCGGGCGTGTTCGAACCGATCCCCAATCTCGCCCTTTCCAACACGCTGCGCGGCGCGCTTGTCGGCTGGAGCAAGACGCTGTCCTCCGAAGTGGCCGGTTTCGGCATCACCTCCAACCTGCTCCTGCCCGGCCGTATCCATACTGACCGCATCGACGAACTGGATGGCGCCAATGCCAAACGTCTGGGTAAAAGCATCGAGGAAGTGCGCGAGGCCTCCGTCAAAAGCATCCCCGCCGGCCGTCTCGGCACAGTAGAAGAATTCGCCGCCGCCGGCGCTTTCCTCTGCTCTGTGCCGGCGAGCTATATCACCGGCACGATGCTGCGGGTGGATGGGGGTGCGGCGAAGTCGAACTGA
- a CDS encoding winged helix-turn-helix transcriptional regulator → MDESDFTMQDEMRRAFAMLSGKWKLEIMWLLHQRVHRFGELRKAIPGITQHMLSAQLRELEADGLVSRTVFAEVPPRVEYEMTEKARGLGPTMQALAAWWEEYGKTVPLKPNPRGRKPNNRTAASQSKPKT, encoded by the coding sequence ATGGATGAATCCGACTTCACGATGCAGGACGAGATGCGTCGCGCCTTCGCTATGCTTTCGGGAAAATGGAAGCTGGAAATCATGTGGCTGCTTCATCAGCGTGTCCACCGTTTCGGAGAGCTGCGAAAGGCGATCCCCGGAATTACCCAGCACATGTTGTCGGCGCAGCTTCGCGAGTTGGAGGCGGACGGTCTCGTTTCACGAACCGTTTTTGCGGAGGTGCCACCTCGCGTCGAGTATGAGATGACGGAAAAGGCGCGAGGCCTTGGTCCGACGATGCAGGCATTGGCGGCCTGGTGGGAAGAGTATGGCAAGACCGTTCCATTAAAGCCGAATCCGCGCGGCCGGAAACCGAACAACAGGACTGCGGCGAGTCAATCGAAGCCGAAAACGTAG
- a CDS encoding GGDEF domain-containing protein yields the protein MPRKPARSTLEEVPLDHSGLVRGDLGIFNRQLMHLLEASQQGYALFDGGDRLRFANAAFRKALDVPDDGFPSWLELMRNGYRNATGTAIETTDFELWLRSAKTRRGKLPFRTIETSLNDGRWILTTETTLPGGWMLCVVTDVSELGVELRDLRQERDRALKSAMSDELTGLGNRRYVMDSLNQMLGPNKAQALAIAIIDIDHFKAVNDRFGHACGDMVLTDFAARLSAMACRDDLVGRIGGEEFLLVLSGSRMLGVEAVMQELLSSLTQASPLGDMPDFRYSCSAGIAFANPGESASDVLRRADIALYEAKNTGRNRFVIHEAAS from the coding sequence CACCCTCGAAGAAGTGCCGCTGGATCATTCCGGCCTCGTTCGGGGCGATCTGGGAATTTTCAACCGCCAGCTCATGCACCTGCTGGAGGCCTCGCAGCAGGGTTATGCGCTGTTCGACGGTGGCGACAGGTTGCGCTTTGCAAATGCCGCGTTCCGCAAGGCACTGGATGTGCCTGATGACGGGTTTCCGAGCTGGCTGGAACTGATGCGCAACGGCTATCGCAACGCCACGGGCACTGCCATTGAAACCACCGATTTCGAATTGTGGCTGCGCTCCGCCAAAACCAGGCGCGGCAAGCTGCCCTTCCGCACCATAGAGACCAGCCTCAATGACGGGCGCTGGATATTGACGACCGAAACGACATTGCCGGGCGGCTGGATGCTCTGCGTGGTTACCGATGTTTCCGAACTCGGGGTCGAATTGCGCGATCTGAGGCAGGAGCGGGACAGGGCGCTGAAATCGGCCATGAGTGACGAGCTGACCGGTCTCGGCAACCGCCGCTACGTGATGGACAGTCTCAACCAGATGCTCGGCCCCAACAAGGCCCAGGCGCTTGCCATCGCCATCATCGATATAGACCACTTCAAGGCAGTGAATGACCGTTTCGGGCACGCCTGCGGCGATATGGTTCTCACGGACTTTGCCGCCCGGCTTTCCGCCATGGCGTGCCGGGACGACCTTGTGGGCCGGATCGGCGGAGAGGAGTTTCTGCTGGTCCTCAGCGGCTCGCGAATGCTGGGCGTCGAGGCTGTCATGCAGGAGTTGCTGTCATCGTTGACGCAGGCGTCACCGCTCGGGGATATGCCGGATTTCCGTTATAGCTGCTCGGCCGGGATTGCCTTCGCAAATCCCGGGGAGAGCGCCAGCGACGTTCTGCGTCGCGCCGACATAGCGCTTTACGAAGCCAAGAATACCGGGAGAAACCGCTTCGTGATCCATGAAGCGGCCTCCTGA
- a CDS encoding pentapeptide repeat-containing protein, protein MSGFQRLNIVGKTRFGAAVAAGMMVAVVSLSGGPLAAASCRTDAMAGIDWRECNKRMLMLGSSNLDSAMLYGTDFTYTDLRGSSLKGANLEKAKLIRTALGEANLQGANLTKVEAYRSDFSAADATNAKFINAEMQRTKFEKTKLDGTDFTKAELGRADFEGASLNGSKFSLTNLSRARFGGATLGGPVDFTSAFLLLTRIEGVDLSTATGLDQKQIDIACGDAKTKLPNGLTAPASWPCPEDPDDD, encoded by the coding sequence ATGTCCGGCTTTCAAAGGCTGAATATCGTAGGAAAGACGCGGTTTGGCGCTGCTGTGGCGGCAGGGATGATGGTTGCGGTCGTTTCGCTGAGCGGCGGCCCGCTGGCGGCTGCCAGCTGCCGCACCGATGCCATGGCCGGCATCGACTGGCGCGAATGCAACAAGCGCATGTTGATGCTCGGCAGCAGCAATCTCGATTCGGCGATGCTTTACGGCACGGATTTCACCTATACCGACCTGCGCGGCTCTTCGCTGAAGGGGGCCAATCTTGAGAAGGCCAAGCTCATCCGCACGGCGCTAGGCGAGGCGAACCTGCAGGGCGCCAATCTGACAAAGGTGGAAGCCTACCGCAGCGATTTTTCCGCTGCCGACGCCACCAATGCCAAATTCATCAATGCCGAAATGCAGCGAACCAAATTCGAGAAGACCAAGCTCGATGGCACGGATTTCACCAAGGCTGAACTCGGGCGTGCCGATTTCGAGGGCGCATCGCTGAACGGCTCGAAATTTTCGCTGACCAACCTGTCGCGCGCCCGCTTCGGCGGCGCCACGCTTGGCGGTCCGGTGGATTTCACCAGCGCCTTCCTGCTGCTGACCCGCATCGAGGGGGTCGATCTCTCCACGGCCACCGGCCTCGACCAGAAACAGATCGACATTGCCTGCGGTGACGCCAAGACCAAATTGCCGAATGGCCTCACCGCGCCGGCTTCCTGGCCGTGCCCGGAAGATCCGGATGATGATTGA
- a CDS encoding cation diffusion facilitator family transporter encodes MTEQSLLKFSIAVTVVLALFGIGAGLFSGSFAVVFDGVYALTDAFMTVLALLVARLIAASAAPRPGGRLAERFTMGFWHLEPMVLGLNGTLLMGAAIYALINAIDSLLDGGRSIEFDYAIIVTFVSFAVSLAMAWFVRGQNRRLKSAFVALDAKSWLMSALLSMALFVAFAVGYGLTGTAQAWLAPYIDPAVLALVCLVIIPMPLGNVKQALADILLVTPLEFKHHVDGVAGEVVTKFGFTSHYSYVARVGRGRQIELFFIVPRNWPPRRLEEWDAIRDEIGNALGGEGSDRWLTIVFTTDEEWAV; translated from the coding sequence ATGACAGAACAATCCCTGCTGAAATTCTCCATTGCCGTCACGGTTGTCCTGGCGCTGTTCGGCATTGGCGCGGGCCTGTTCTCCGGTTCCTTCGCGGTGGTTTTCGACGGCGTTTATGCGCTCACCGATGCTTTCATGACGGTGCTGGCGCTGCTTGTCGCACGGCTGATCGCCGCTTCCGCAGCACCTAGGCCCGGCGGCCGGCTGGCTGAACGATTCACCATGGGTTTCTGGCATCTGGAGCCGATGGTGCTTGGCCTCAACGGCACGCTGTTGATGGGTGCGGCGATCTATGCGCTCATCAATGCCATCGACAGCCTGCTGGATGGCGGCCGCTCGATCGAGTTCGATTACGCCATCATCGTCACCTTCGTCAGCTTCGCCGTCTCGCTCGCCATGGCATGGTTCGTCAGAGGGCAGAACCGCAGGCTGAAATCCGCCTTTGTGGCGCTGGACGCCAAGAGCTGGCTGATGAGTGCGCTTCTGAGCATGGCGCTGTTCGTCGCCTTCGCCGTCGGTTACGGCCTCACGGGCACGGCGCAGGCCTGGCTCGCGCCCTATATCGACCCGGCCGTGCTGGCGCTGGTCTGCCTCGTCATCATCCCCATGCCGCTCGGCAATGTGAAACAGGCGCTTGCCGACATTCTTCTGGTGACGCCGCTGGAGTTCAAGCATCATGTGGACGGGGTGGCCGGGGAGGTCGTGACGAAGTTCGGCTTTACCTCACATTATTCCTACGTCGCCCGCGTCGGCCGTGGCCGGCAGATCGAACTCTTCTTCATCGTCCCCAGGAACTGGCCGCCCCGGCGTCTGGAGGAATGGGACGCGATCCGCGACGAGATCGGCAATGCGCTGGGTGGCGAGGGGAGTGACCGCTGGCTGACGATCGTGTTCACGACGGATGAGGAATGGGCGGTTTGA